Proteins encoded by one window of Maliibacterium massiliense:
- a CDS encoding glycosyltransferase family 2 protein, which translates to MKRVGILIPIYNEEQVLDMLSERLLQVLGGIDGYAFEILLVNDGSSDASLAKMEVMRRADTRFHVLNLSRNFGKEVALAAGLDYCDADAVIIMDADLQDPPELIPTMLDYWRQGYDDVYARRRSRQGETAMKKLTSKGYYRVLQRLSQVPIQPDTGDFRLLDRRCVLALRALREQGRCSKSLFSWIGYNKKEILFDRAPRAAGGTKWRYGKLAHLAVDGITALSTTPLRWAGYASAGLFALLFVYVAILAARGMLGASVSGAALVGALVLLLFAVQMAALAILGEYVGRMFNEAKRRPLYLVESYNDQRMAGEQPPAHQDAPEAHVTPSHLERVKNNVVRRIR; encoded by the coding sequence GTGAAGCGTGTAGGTATCTTGATTCCCATTTACAATGAGGAGCAGGTGCTCGATATGCTCAGTGAGCGGCTGCTGCAGGTGCTGGGCGGTATCGATGGATACGCCTTTGAAATTCTGCTGGTCAACGACGGCAGCAGCGACGCGAGCTTGGCGAAAATGGAGGTGATGCGCCGCGCGGATACGCGGTTCCATGTGCTGAACCTGTCGCGCAACTTTGGCAAGGAGGTGGCGCTTGCGGCGGGGCTGGATTATTGCGACGCGGACGCGGTGATCATTATGGACGCGGATTTGCAGGACCCGCCCGAGCTGATCCCCACCATGCTGGATTACTGGCGCCAGGGCTACGACGACGTGTACGCCCGCAGGCGCAGCCGCCAGGGTGAAACGGCGATGAAAAAGCTGACCTCCAAAGGATACTACCGCGTGCTGCAGCGGCTTTCGCAGGTACCCATCCAGCCGGATACGGGGGATTTTCGCCTGCTGGACCGGCGCTGCGTGCTGGCCCTGCGCGCCCTGCGGGAGCAGGGACGCTGCTCCAAGAGCCTCTTTTCCTGGATTGGCTACAACAAAAAGGAGATTCTCTTTGACCGTGCGCCGCGCGCGGCGGGCGGCACCAAATGGCGCTACGGCAAGCTGGCGCATCTGGCAGTGGACGGCATCACCGCGCTGAGCACCACCCCCTTGCGCTGGGCGGGCTATGCGAGCGCAGGGCTGTTTGCGCTGCTGTTTGTCTACGTTGCCATATTGGCGGCGCGGGGCATGCTGGGCGCGTCCGTCTCGGGCGCGGCGCTGGTGGGGGCGCTGGTGCTGCTGCTCTTTGCCGTGCAGATGGCGGCCCTGGCCATTTTGGGGGAATACGTGGGCCGCATGTTTAATGAGGCAAAGCGCCGGCCGCTCTATCTGGTGGAGAGCTACAACGACCAGAGGATGGCGGGCGAACAGCCGCCCGCGCATCAGGACGCGCCGGAGGCGCACGTGACGCCCAGCCACCTGGAAAGGGTTAAAAACAATGTTGTGCGCCGCATCCGATAG
- a CDS encoding glycosyltransferase family 39 protein gives MLCAASDSRKARISVWLHLVLLALSCAALLPGLGIGTLWLDECYTVGMMRQSWAGMLAAGIADVHPLLYYIMLKGFTSVLGDSILVMRLFSAIPLMILCTLGYTHVRPRFGAKAGMAFTFLAGFLSIMSRYSVHIRMYSWATLFVFLAAFYAYVSYTQPKGKHCALFCLFSVLAAYTHYFALFSVMAINFLLLIAVVRKKTGLKSWFICAAVQIALYAPGLLLFVRQSLQVAGNYWITIDYPNILLETMCFPFGENNPGSIALFFPWAVCTYMLLRVHQYRRAKTPGILPAAAALAAGALVVSGALMISEVRPIYVARYMMPFIALPLFTFAFLLAHEHRRAVVALMAAGVLLLYGTYQAKLLFEGYSSWNEAPIAYIQQVGGPDDISVTGELRTGGIAAILHPQPGRQYYYSQGQADEQIRQAEVMQLAPIDNLDALSDVKGQIIVIDSNHSNLKDVMAARGDMTLCAPPKEMVHPYSWEVFVVSVWRKAGYNG, from the coding sequence ATGTTGTGCGCCGCATCCGATAGCCGTAAGGCCCGCATTTCCGTCTGGCTGCACCTGGTCCTGCTGGCGCTTTCCTGCGCCGCGCTGCTGCCCGGCCTGGGCATCGGCACGCTGTGGCTGGATGAGTGCTACACCGTGGGCATGATGCGCCAGAGCTGGGCGGGCATGCTCGCCGCGGGCATTGCCGACGTGCACCCGCTGCTCTACTACATCATGCTCAAGGGCTTCACCAGCGTGCTGGGCGATAGCATCCTTGTAATGCGCCTGTTCTCCGCAATCCCGCTGATGATCCTCTGCACGCTGGGCTACACGCATGTGCGCCCGAGATTCGGCGCCAAGGCGGGCATGGCGTTCACCTTTCTTGCGGGCTTTCTGTCCATCATGTCGCGCTACAGTGTGCACATCCGCATGTACAGCTGGGCCACGCTGTTTGTATTTCTGGCCGCCTTCTACGCCTATGTAAGCTACACGCAGCCCAAGGGAAAGCACTGCGCGCTCTTTTGCCTGTTCAGCGTGCTTGCGGCCTACACCCACTATTTTGCGCTGTTCAGCGTCATGGCGATCAACTTTTTGCTGCTCATCGCGGTGGTGCGCAAAAAAACGGGCCTCAAAAGCTGGTTTATCTGCGCCGCGGTGCAGATTGCGCTCTACGCGCCCGGCCTGCTGCTCTTCGTACGGCAGTCGCTGCAGGTGGCGGGCAATTACTGGATCACGATCGACTACCCGAATATTTTGCTTGAGACGATGTGCTTTCCCTTCGGAGAGAACAACCCGGGCTCCATCGCCCTGTTTTTCCCGTGGGCCGTGTGCACCTACATGCTGCTGCGCGTACACCAGTACCGCCGCGCAAAGACGCCGGGCATCCTGCCGGCCGCAGCGGCGCTGGCCGCAGGCGCGCTGGTGGTATCAGGCGCGCTGATGATCTCCGAGGTGCGGCCCATCTATGTAGCGCGCTACATGATGCCCTTTATCGCGCTGCCCCTCTTTACGTTTGCGTTCCTGCTGGCGCACGAGCACAGGCGGGCGGTTGTGGCGCTGATGGCGGCGGGCGTGCTGCTGCTCTACGGCACCTACCAGGCAAAGCTGCTGTTTGAAGGCTACAGCAGCTGGAACGAGGCGCCCATCGCGTATATCCAGCAAGTGGGCGGGCCGGACGACATCTCTGTAACGGGTGAGCTGCGCACCGGCGGCATTGCGGCCATACTGCACCCGCAGCCGGGCAGGCAGTATTACTACAGCCAAGGGCAGGCGGATGAACAGATACGCCAGGCCGAGGTGATGCAGCTTGCGCCTATCGACAACCTGGACGCGCTGAGCGATGTTAAGGGGCAGATCATCGTCATCGACAGCAACCATTCCAACCTCAAGGACGTGATGGCAGCGCGCGGGGACATGACGCTGTGCGCGCCCCCCAAAGAGATGGTGCATCCGTATAGCTGGGAGGTATTCGTCGTTTCCGTATGGCGCAAAGCGGGGTATAATGGATAG
- the proS gene encoding proline--tRNA ligase: protein MAKNKQEFVTHIASREENFSQWYTDVILKTEMVDYGPVKGTMVIRPYGYGVWELIQQEMDARFKANGAKNAYFPMFIPESLLKKEAEHVEGFAPEVAWVTRGGSEELAEPIVVRPTSETIICSMYAKWIQSWRDLPVIMNQWCNVVRWEKSTRPFLRTSEFLWQEGHTVHASAQEAEEEALRMINVYREFAENVLAIPVIVGQKSEKEKFAGAEHTYSMEAMMQDGQALQAGTSHNLGQHFAKVFDIQFLDKDGSHKYGYQTSWGTSTRMIGGIVMVHGDDRGLVLPPRVAPIQAVVLPIAMHKEGVREGAEGVYNALMTAGVRVHMDDREGQSAGWKFNEWEMKGVPIRIEVGPRDLAAGQVTLVRRDTLEKSTAPIDGIEKSVAALLDEVHQGLFDKALALRESKTFTARNIEELRAGVEENKGFVKAMWCGCRACEDQIKELTGATSRVMPFEQEHLGDTCVCCGRPAKAMMIFARSY from the coding sequence ATGGCTAAAAACAAGCAGGAATTTGTCACCCACATCGCCTCGCGAGAAGAGAACTTTTCCCAGTGGTATACCGATGTCATCCTGAAGACCGAGATGGTGGATTACGGTCCGGTCAAGGGCACCATGGTCATCCGCCCCTACGGCTACGGGGTGTGGGAGCTGATTCAGCAGGAGATGGACGCGCGCTTCAAGGCCAATGGCGCGAAAAACGCGTATTTCCCCATGTTTATCCCCGAATCGCTGCTGAAAAAAGAGGCGGAGCACGTCGAGGGCTTTGCGCCCGAGGTGGCCTGGGTGACGCGTGGCGGCAGCGAGGAGCTGGCCGAACCCATCGTGGTGCGCCCCACCAGCGAGACCATCATCTGCAGCATGTACGCCAAGTGGATTCAGTCTTGGCGCGATTTGCCCGTGATCATGAACCAGTGGTGCAACGTGGTGCGCTGGGAAAAGAGCACCCGTCCCTTTTTGCGCACGAGCGAGTTTTTGTGGCAGGAGGGCCACACCGTGCACGCAAGCGCCCAGGAGGCTGAGGAGGAGGCGCTGCGCATGATCAACGTCTACCGCGAGTTTGCCGAGAACGTGCTGGCCATCCCGGTGATCGTGGGCCAGAAGAGTGAGAAGGAGAAGTTTGCAGGTGCGGAGCACACCTACTCCATGGAGGCCATGATGCAGGACGGCCAGGCGCTGCAGGCGGGCACCTCGCACAACCTGGGTCAGCACTTTGCCAAGGTGTTTGATATCCAGTTCTTGGATAAGGATGGTTCCCACAAATACGGCTACCAGACCAGCTGGGGCACCTCCACGCGCATGATCGGGGGCATCGTGATGGTGCATGGAGACGACCGTGGCCTGGTGCTGCCCCCGCGCGTGGCGCCCATCCAGGCGGTGGTGCTGCCCATCGCCATGCACAAAGAGGGCGTGCGCGAGGGTGCCGAGGGCGTCTACAATGCGCTGATGACCGCCGGCGTGCGCGTGCATATGGACGATCGCGAGGGTCAGAGCGCGGGCTGGAAGTTCAACGAGTGGGAGATGAAGGGTGTGCCCATCCGCATTGAGGTGGGCCCGCGCGACCTGGCCGCCGGCCAGGTGACGCTGGTGCGCCGCGATACGCTGGAGAAGAGTACCGCGCCCATCGACGGCATTGAAAAGAGCGTTGCAGCCCTGCTGGACGAGGTGCACCAGGGCCTGTTTGACAAGGCGCTGGCGCTGCGAGAGAGCAAAACCTTTACTGCGCGCAACATCGAGGAGCTGCGCGCGGGCGTGGAGGAGAATAAGGGCTTTGTCAAGGCGATGTGGTGCGGATGCCGCGCATGCGAGGATCAGATCAAGGAGCTGACCGGCGCCACATCGCGCGTCATGCCCTTTGAGCAGGAGCATCTGGGAGACACCTGCGTGTGCTGCGGCCGTCCGGCCAAGGCCATGATGATCTTTGCGCGCTCCTATTGA